The proteins below come from a single Gemmatimonadota bacterium genomic window:
- a CDS encoding ComF family protein produces the protein MALFAHTLRTAGRTALDMVYPPCCVLCKVRIFDERRAVCEDCGAGLLSIEAPYCERCGQPLHTQVASCPACTGRTFYFEGAFSPFVFNRPLQDLIHLLKYRNRPGIGRFLGSLLAKRVEQEPGIPHITGVLPVPLHPLRRRERGYNQSACIARGISDVTGIPVLENVLGRNRNTPTQTSLSPEARMANVEGVFEVARPDVVHGATVSLVDDIFTTGATINSCARTLLQAGAGRVFALTVARA, from the coding sequence ATGGCCCTGTTTGCCCATACGTTGCGTACGGCTGGCCGAACGGCCCTGGACATGGTCTATCCCCCGTGCTGCGTCCTTTGCAAGGTCCGGATCTTCGACGAACGGCGCGCCGTCTGCGAAGATTGCGGAGCGGGACTGCTTTCGATCGAAGCGCCGTACTGCGAACGATGCGGCCAACCACTGCACACCCAGGTGGCCTCCTGTCCGGCCTGCACGGGCCGCACATTCTATTTCGAAGGCGCGTTTTCCCCGTTCGTATTCAACCGGCCGCTTCAGGATCTCATCCACCTGCTCAAGTACCGGAACCGCCCCGGGATCGGGCGGTTCCTGGGATCCCTGCTGGCAAAAAGGGTTGAACAGGAACCGGGGATACCACATATTACGGGCGTTTTGCCCGTGCCCCTGCATCCGCTCAGAAGGCGGGAAAGGGGCTACAACCAGAGCGCGTGCATCGCCCGGGGCATATCGGACGTAACGGGCATTCCGGTGCTGGAAAACGTGCTTGGGCGTAACCGGAACACACCGACGCAGACCTCGCTGAGTCCCGAAGCGCGGATGGCCAACGTCGAAGGGGTGTTCGAAGTGGCCCGGCCCGATGTGGTGCACGGCGCCACGGTATCGCTGGTCGACGACATATTCACTACGGGGGCAACGATAAACAGCTGTGCCCGGACCCTGCTCCAGGCAGGAGCCGGAAGAGTGTTCGCCCTGACCGTCGCGCGCGCCTGA
- the mreC gene encoding rod shape-determining protein MreC — MFRFFYILYHHRQYTAFALAMIISILLLTAAPQRQIGITRVVWLMVLTPFQEAFSFIPSYFNLKSENQLLRQKLVQWQLQAADLEERRFENERLRGLLSLKEKNRYTYVPAEVIGWNTDQRLNTIVIDVGRSEQIRKYMTVVMEDGVLGRIIEVGLTSSYVQLLTDRNCRISGLVQRSREHGIIRYVNDALYMELPLRADVRIGDRVVTSGLGETFPSGLPVGSIGQITLDSRQLFKQVSITPAVELNRLEEVFVIAGEETPAAVDSLLVQ, encoded by the coding sequence ATGTTCCGGTTCTTCTACATTCTCTACCACCATCGCCAGTACACCGCTTTCGCCCTCGCCATGATCATCTCGATCCTGCTGCTTACGGCGGCCCCTCAGCGGCAGATCGGAATCACGCGTGTCGTCTGGCTGATGGTACTGACGCCGTTCCAGGAAGCGTTCTCTTTCATTCCTTCCTATTTCAATCTCAAATCCGAGAACCAGCTACTGCGCCAGAAACTCGTCCAGTGGCAGTTGCAGGCGGCCGACCTCGAGGAGCGCAGATTCGAGAACGAGCGGCTGCGCGGGCTGCTCAGCCTGAAAGAGAAAAACAGATACACCTATGTGCCCGCAGAAGTCATTGGCTGGAACACGGACCAGAGATTGAACACTATCGTCATCGATGTGGGCCGTTCCGAGCAGATTCGGAAGTACATGACCGTAGTCATGGAGGACGGCGTTCTCGGAAGAATCATCGAAGTCGGTCTGACTTCGTCCTACGTTCAGCTGCTGACCGACAGGAACTGCCGTATAAGCGGTCTGGTCCAGCGAAGCCGGGAACATGGGATCATCCGGTATGTAAATGACGCGTTGTACATGGAGTTGCCCCTTCGGGCCGACGTCCGCATTGGCGACCGCGTGGTGACGTCGGGACTGGGGGAGACCTTTCCGTCCGGATTGCCTGTAGGCAGCATCGGCCAGATCACGCTGGACAGCCGGCAATTGTTCAAACAGGTTTCGATTACACCCGCGGTGGAACTCAATCGCCTGGAGGAGGTGTTCGTGATCGCGGGTGAGGAAACGCCTGCCGCGGTAGATTCGCTTCTGGTCCAGTGA
- the mreD gene encoding rod shape-determining protein MreD, producing the protein MRLKHVILLFLAFVVDSTWGHEIAIWGIRPDFVMIMLIYSAMESGAFAGTILGFSVGLLEDFNGSPEHLGLNALCNTLVAYGVGIAGNTLYRDSLSTLLLTLLAAGFVHSAIYWLVFTRLQLAESVYMLGTVSLPTLLYTISMAFLLIVGLTFRQGQFNVRWLFPE; encoded by the coding sequence ATGCGCCTAAAACACGTTATCCTGCTGTTCCTGGCGTTTGTCGTCGACAGCACCTGGGGACACGAGATCGCCATTTGGGGAATCCGTCCCGATTTCGTAATGATCATGCTGATCTACAGCGCGATGGAATCGGGAGCTTTCGCGGGGACCATCCTGGGCTTCAGCGTCGGGTTGCTGGAGGATTTCAACGGCTCGCCTGAGCACCTGGGACTCAATGCCTTGTGCAATACGCTGGTCGCATACGGTGTGGGCATCGCCGGAAACACGCTTTACCGGGACAGCCTCTCCACCCTGTTGCTCACGCTGCTGGCCGCCGGCTTCGTCCATTCCGCCATTTACTGGCTGGTGTTTACCCGGTTGCAACTGGCCGAATCGGTGTACATGCTGGGAACGGTTTCGCTGCCCACGTTGCTCTACACGATCTCCATGGCGTTTTTACTGATCGTCGGATTGACCTTTCGACAGGGACAGTTCAATGTCCGTTGGCTTTTCCCAGAATGA
- the mrdA gene encoding penicillin-binding protein 2, whose translation MSVGFSQNDSPTHRGQLYLFIGIVTALFLLLAVRLFYFQVISGEEYRAHSERNRIRPVVIEALRGLIMDRNGVVLAENRPSYTIAAAPFETSDETVDYLGELTGREARAIRMRIRDPSVNRFNPLPVQRNVSYEIACRVEEHLPDLPGVLVQITPGRMYGTGTLASHVLGYVSEINQQELEELGEEGYRSGDIIGKMGVEKAFEHHLRGQNGLEFMEVNARGQELGPLPGMPALLPESGNNVYLTLDTRIQAVAEEAIPDSLAGALVAVDPMTGAVIAIVSRPGFDPNLFTERIPQETWDSLANHPMKPLLDRTLDGQYPPASTMKIVTASAALEERLVTPSTLFRACNRGYQFGNRWAGCWTSGHGSMAFRDAMTHSCDVYFYQVGHLMGLERWGRYARGFGLGTPTGYDAGVEQGGLVPDTDYYDPAENRMWTPGKILNLAIGQGELLVTPLQMAMLTAAVANGGELYRPYILDRVESAGGETVETGEPSIRDALPVSPETLRLIRESMVNVVNEGTARSARLSYAQLAGKTGTAENPHGESHSWFVAYAPAESPRIAVAAIMENAPSGAAVPVVRRVVDTWLSLEPIPVAGLIDAGYTEDTAP comes from the coding sequence ATGTCCGTTGGCTTTTCCCAGAATGACAGCCCCACCCACAGGGGCCAGTTGTACCTGTTCATCGGCATCGTGACCGCGCTCTTTCTCTTGCTGGCCGTTCGTCTGTTCTATTTCCAGGTCATTTCGGGCGAGGAGTACCGGGCGCATTCGGAACGGAACCGGATACGGCCGGTCGTGATCGAGGCGCTGCGAGGCCTGATCATGGACCGCAACGGGGTCGTCCTGGCGGAAAACAGGCCGTCCTACACCATCGCCGCCGCCCCTTTCGAGACTTCTGACGAGACCGTGGACTACCTGGGGGAACTCACCGGACGGGAAGCCCGGGCCATTCGAATGCGTATCCGCGATCCGTCGGTGAACAGGTTCAATCCCCTGCCGGTCCAGCGGAACGTGTCCTATGAAATCGCGTGCCGGGTCGAAGAACACCTTCCGGACCTGCCCGGCGTACTCGTTCAGATCACCCCCGGACGGATGTACGGCACGGGCACGCTGGCAAGCCACGTGCTGGGTTACGTTTCCGAGATCAACCAACAGGAACTGGAGGAACTGGGCGAAGAAGGCTATCGATCCGGTGACATCATCGGGAAAATGGGGGTGGAAAAGGCCTTCGAGCATCACCTCCGCGGCCAGAACGGCCTGGAGTTCATGGAAGTGAACGCACGCGGCCAGGAACTCGGACCGTTGCCCGGCATGCCGGCCCTTCTGCCGGAGTCGGGTAACAATGTCTACCTGACACTGGACACCCGTATTCAGGCCGTTGCCGAAGAGGCGATTCCCGACAGCCTTGCCGGCGCGCTGGTGGCGGTGGATCCCATGACGGGCGCGGTCATCGCGATCGTCAGCAGGCCCGGATTCGACCCGAACCTGTTTACGGAGCGGATTCCCCAGGAAACGTGGGATTCGCTTGCAAACCATCCCATGAAGCCCCTGTTGGACCGGACCCTGGACGGGCAGTATCCACCGGCTTCCACGATGAAGATCGTGACGGCCTCCGCCGCGCTTGAGGAGCGTCTGGTCACGCCATCCACGCTCTTCCGTGCCTGCAATCGAGGTTACCAGTTCGGGAACCGCTGGGCCGGGTGCTGGACCAGCGGTCACGGTTCCATGGCGTTCAGGGACGCCATGACCCATTCCTGCGACGTCTATTTCTACCAGGTGGGACACCTGATGGGCCTGGAACGCTGGGGGCGGTACGCCCGGGGCTTTGGCCTGGGAACCCCGACCGGCTACGACGCCGGTGTCGAACAGGGCGGCCTGGTTCCGGACACGGACTACTACGATCCGGCGGAGAACAGAATGTGGACGCCCGGAAAGATCCTGAACCTGGCGATCGGTCAGGGTGAACTGCTCGTCACGCCGCTGCAGATGGCGATGTTGACCGCCGCGGTGGCGAATGGAGGCGAGCTCTACCGGCCCTATATCCTCGACCGGGTGGAGTCGGCCGGCGGAGAAACGGTGGAGACCGGTGAACCGAGCATCAGGGACGCGCTGCCCGTTTCCCCGGAGACGCTGCGCCTGATCCGGGAATCCATGGTTAACGTGGTCAACGAAGGGACCGCACGGTCGGCGCGCCTGTCCTACGCACAACTGGCGGGCAAGACGGGCACGGCCGAAAACCCGCACGGCGAGAGTCATTCCTGGTTTGTCGCCTATGCTCCGGCTGAATCACCGCGTATCGCCGTCGCGGCAATCATGGAGAACGCTCCTTCGGGTGCTGCCGTGCCGGTCGTACGGCGGGTTGTCGACACCTGGCTTTCGCTCGAACCGATACCGGTCGCCGGCCTGATCGACGCCGGTTACACGGAAGATACCGCGCCTTAA
- a CDS encoding valine--tRNA ligase, whose product MAEGLPPQYDPGTVERKWYAFWEEHQFFHADPASGKPPYSIVIPPPNITGILHLGHVLNNTIQDVLIRFKRMQGYETLWMPGTDHAGIATHVVVERMLAERGIDREEIGRERFVEEVWRWREQYGGTIIRQLKELGCSCDWKRERFTMDEGLSRSVLTVFIALFEKKMIYRGNRIIHWCPRCNTALSNEESVPRDEQGSLWRIRYPLADGTGGISIATTRPETMLGDVAVAVHPEDERHAHLVGKRVSLPLTDRSVPIIADAELVDQAFGTGVVKVTPAHDFNDFILGNKHDLPQIVIMDEDGTMNEAAGPAYRGLDRFECRRRVVKDLEDLGLLEGIEGHVHAVRHCQRCDSVLEPRLSRQWFLKTRPLARRLLRALEEDRIPGITPEHWEKTYRHWLENIEDWCLSRQLWWGHRIPVWYCASCGSAHAGIEAPGQCGRCGHGVLHQDEDVLDTWFSSALWPFSTMGWPERTAELRTFYPTSTLVTGHDILFFWVVRMMMMGYEFMDDRPFDDVYLTSLVRDIKGRKLSKSLGNSPDPLEVMDTYGADALRYAMMLIAPHGQDLLYSNEQVEVGRNFANKMWNAARLVLMHQKPPESGLPVSENLWDRWILSRLDRTVEQATRSLEQYAFHETALLLYDFFWHDFCDWYLEAIKQRLYDETDAASADHARRTALLVLEQTLRLFHPFMPFITEEIWQQLRPCLDDRDAEPAGIVVAPWPESRPARVRADAEEDIRYVQELIGAIRGVRADFRVHPTQEMAVHCRVADPRLIEVLSGQARAVQSLARCTLAFVDGDEARPAGCASGVLRDMEFYIPLSGLIDLEIETVRLSRERTRVEQELEKVRKRLSNGQFVQKAPADVVEKEKDKQNNYEDMIGRLNRNLEMICAG is encoded by the coding sequence ATCGTCATACCCCCACCCAACATCACCGGCATACTCCATCTCGGTCACGTGCTGAACAACACGATCCAGGATGTGCTCATCCGGTTCAAGCGCATGCAGGGATACGAAACCCTCTGGATGCCGGGAACCGATCACGCCGGTATCGCCACGCACGTGGTCGTGGAACGGATGCTGGCGGAACGGGGCATCGACCGGGAGGAAATCGGCCGCGAGCGATTCGTGGAGGAAGTGTGGCGATGGCGCGAGCAGTATGGCGGCACCATTATCCGCCAGTTGAAGGAACTGGGTTGCTCCTGTGACTGGAAGCGCGAGCGTTTCACCATGGACGAAGGGCTTTCCAGGTCGGTTCTCACGGTATTCATCGCGCTTTTCGAGAAGAAGATGATCTACCGGGGCAATCGCATCATCCACTGGTGTCCCCGATGCAATACCGCCCTGTCCAACGAGGAGTCCGTTCCCCGGGACGAGCAAGGATCGCTGTGGCGGATCCGGTATCCCCTGGCAGACGGCACGGGCGGGATCAGCATCGCCACGACGAGACCGGAGACCATGCTCGGCGACGTGGCGGTTGCCGTCCACCCGGAGGACGAGCGGCACGCGCACCTGGTGGGCAAACGGGTCAGCCTGCCGCTGACGGACCGGTCCGTCCCGATCATCGCGGACGCGGAGCTGGTTGACCAGGCATTCGGCACGGGCGTCGTCAAGGTGACGCCGGCCCACGATTTCAACGATTTCATCCTCGGCAACAAGCACGACTTGCCCCAGATCGTGATCATGGACGAGGATGGCACGATGAACGAAGCCGCCGGTCCCGCCTACCGCGGACTGGACCGGTTCGAGTGCCGTCGCAGGGTCGTGAAGGACCTCGAAGACCTCGGCCTCCTCGAAGGAATCGAAGGTCACGTCCATGCCGTCCGCCACTGCCAGCGTTGCGACTCGGTCCTCGAGCCCCGGCTTTCCCGCCAGTGGTTCCTGAAGACCCGGCCGCTTGCCCGCCGTCTCCTGCGCGCCCTGGAAGAAGACCGGATACCGGGCATTACCCCGGAACACTGGGAGAAGACGTACCGCCACTGGCTGGAAAACATCGAGGACTGGTGCCTTTCCCGCCAGTTGTGGTGGGGTCACCGCATTCCGGTATGGTATTGTGCGTCGTGCGGAAGCGCACACGCGGGCATCGAAGCGCCCGGGCAGTGCGGCCGTTGCGGCCACGGCGTGCTGCACCAGGACGAAGACGTGCTGGACACCTGGTTCTCATCGGCCCTGTGGCCCTTTTCGACCATGGGCTGGCCGGAACGCACGGCGGAGCTCCGGACCTTCTATCCCACCTCCACGCTGGTCACCGGCCACGATATCCTGTTCTTCTGGGTCGTTCGCATGATGATGATGGGCTACGAATTCATGGACGACCGGCCCTTCGACGACGTCTATCTCACGAGCCTGGTGCGCGACATCAAGGGACGGAAACTGAGCAAATCGCTGGGCAATTCGCCCGATCCCCTGGAAGTCATGGATACCTACGGCGCCGACGCGCTGAGGTACGCCATGATGCTGATCGCGCCGCACGGACAGGACTTGCTGTATTCCAACGAACAGGTCGAAGTGGGACGCAATTTCGCGAACAAGATGTGGAATGCCGCACGGCTGGTACTCATGCACCAGAAGCCGCCGGAATCCGGCCTTCCGGTATCCGAGAACCTGTGGGACCGCTGGATCCTGTCCCGCCTGGACCGTACCGTCGAACAGGCGACGCGGTCCCTGGAGCAATATGCCTTCCACGAGACGGCGCTGCTGCTCTACGACTTCTTCTGGCACGACTTCTGCGATTGGTATCTCGAAGCAATCAAGCAACGGCTCTACGACGAGACGGACGCCGCGTCCGCGGATCACGCGCGTCGCACGGCCCTGCTCGTGCTCGAACAGACGCTCCGCCTGTTTCACCCGTTCATGCCGTTCATCACCGAGGAAATCTGGCAGCAACTTAGACCCTGCCTGGATGACCGGGACGCGGAACCGGCCGGCATCGTCGTCGCGCCCTGGCCGGAATCGCGTCCGGCCCGGGTTCGAGCGGATGCCGAAGAGGACATACGATACGTCCAGGAACTGATCGGGGCCATCCGGGGCGTCCGCGCCGACTTCAGAGTCCATCCTACCCAGGAAATGGCGGTGCACTGCCGGGTCGCGGACCCCCGCCTTATCGAAGTACTCTCCGGGCAGGCACGGGCTGTCCAGTCGCTTGCCCGGTGCACGCTGGCCTTCGTCGACGGCGACGAGGCCCGGCCCGCCGGTTGTGCGTCCGGTGTGTTGCGGGACATGGAATTCTACATTCCGCTCAGCGGCCTGATCGACCTGGAAATCGAAACAGTTCGCCTTTCCCGGGAGCGGACCCGGGTCGAGCAGGAATTGGAAAAGGTCCGCAAGCGCCTGTCGAACGGCCAGTTCGTGCAAAAAGCGCCCGCGGATGTCGTCGAGAAGGAAAAGGACAAGCAGAACAACTACGAGGACATGATCGGCCGGCTGAATCGGAATCTCGAAATGATTTGTGCAGGATGA
- a CDS encoding PHP domain-containing protein, with product MSVECYIDLHAHSDCSDGVDTPEELVSKARAAGLCALAITDHDAVDGVERARRESARHESARHESAPDLEIVPGVELSARDGASDVHILGYFFDPGDRSLLSYLETFRSQRLHRAKGIVRKLNDLGVALELETVIAHAQDGKTSVGRPHIARALVESNQADSIQDAFTRYLGNHAPAYLPKVFFAVEDAIQVIHEAGGAAVLAHPGSLRRDELIPGFVKSGLDGLEVIHPDHSGTARRYYGQLAAKHGLVATGGSDYHGPRADRCGLGGMKVPLHHLTELKRIVA from the coding sequence ATGAGCGTCGAGTGCTATATTGATTTGCACGCCCACAGCGACTGTTCCGACGGTGTCGATACCCCGGAAGAGCTCGTGTCGAAAGCCCGCGCAGCGGGGCTGTGCGCACTGGCGATTACGGACCACGACGCGGTGGACGGCGTGGAGCGGGCCCGGCGCGAATCGGCCCGGCACGAATCGGCCCGGCACGAATCGGCCCCGGACCTGGAGATCGTACCCGGTGTGGAGCTCAGTGCGCGGGATGGCGCTTCCGACGTGCATATCCTGGGTTACTTCTTCGACCCCGGCGACCGGTCGTTGCTTTCGTACCTGGAAACTTTCAGGTCGCAGCGGCTGCACCGGGCGAAGGGCATCGTCCGGAAGCTGAACGACCTGGGCGTAGCGCTTGAACTGGAAACGGTCATCGCCCATGCGCAGGACGGAAAGACCAGTGTCGGCAGGCCGCATATCGCCCGCGCGCTGGTGGAAAGCAACCAGGCCGATTCGATACAGGACGCCTTTACACGGTACCTGGGCAACCACGCCCCCGCGTACCTGCCCAAGGTCTTTTTCGCCGTCGAGGATGCGATTCAGGTGATCCACGAAGCCGGCGGCGCGGCCGTGCTTGCCCACCCGGGATCCCTGCGAAGGGACGAATTGATCCCCGGTTTCGTAAAGTCGGGCCTGGACGGCCTGGAAGTCATCCATCCGGACCACTCCGGGACGGCCCGGCGCTACTACGGGCAACTGGCTGCAAAGCACGGACTGGTGGCAACCGGCGGATCGGATTATCACGGTCCCCGGGCGGATCGTTGCGGCCTCGGCGGCATGAAGGTACCTCTGCATCATCTGACTGAACTGAAACGGATAGTGGCTTGA
- the rodA gene encoding rod shape-determining protein RodA: METHLSRTLVIISILLSVIGIIVIYSATRDETGLGTSRYMLQSMWFVAGIGVMYITSVLPIRFLQAITIPVFVVVMILLVVVLASETVKGSSRWIRLGFIGIQPSELAKIAVIMALAQYLSQLRTNIHRPSVMATCGVIVALPVFLILSQPDLGTSIVFGAIFCGVLLWAGLSVLQLLLMVSPLIGVVIGVVSGFDWVIWSVFILIVAGIMYLKWPPRFVTIFLTVTHLAVGLGAEPLWDSLHDYQQQRVETFLNPQVDPKGAGYQIIQSKIAIGSGGLLGRGFLQGSQTSLAFLPEQHTDFIFSVIAEEFGFIGSMAVLILCYVFILIGIYIAMNVKSRYQSLLAAGCVSVFIFHVIMNVGMAVGVLPIAGVPLPFLSYGGSFLMTSLILCGLLLNVWRHRFDY; this comes from the coding sequence ATGGAAACCCATTTAAGCCGCACGCTCGTCATCATCTCCATCCTGCTGTCCGTGATCGGCATCATCGTGATCTACAGCGCCACACGGGACGAGACCGGCCTGGGCACGTCCCGTTACATGCTGCAGTCCATGTGGTTCGTGGCCGGGATCGGGGTGATGTACATCACGTCGGTGCTGCCCATTCGTTTCCTCCAGGCCATCACCATCCCCGTATTCGTCGTGGTGATGATCCTGCTGGTCGTTGTACTGGCCTCCGAAACCGTCAAGGGGTCCAGCCGGTGGATCAGACTCGGCTTCATCGGCATTCAACCTTCCGAACTGGCGAAGATCGCCGTCATCATGGCGCTCGCACAGTATCTTTCCCAGTTGCGGACCAACATACACCGGCCCTCGGTCATGGCCACCTGCGGCGTGATCGTGGCGCTGCCCGTTTTCCTTATCCTGTCCCAGCCCGACCTGGGCACCTCCATCGTCTTCGGGGCGATCTTCTGCGGCGTGCTGCTCTGGGCGGGGTTGAGCGTCCTCCAGCTGCTGCTCATGGTATCCCCGCTGATCGGCGTCGTGATCGGCGTCGTGAGCGGGTTCGACTGGGTCATCTGGTCCGTATTCATACTGATCGTGGCGGGCATCATGTACCTGAAGTGGCCGCCTCGGTTCGTCACCATATTCCTCACCGTCACGCACCTGGCCGTGGGCCTGGGAGCGGAGCCCCTGTGGGATTCGCTTCACGACTACCAGCAACAACGCGTCGAGACCTTTCTGAATCCCCAGGTCGATCCGAAGGGCGCGGGATACCAGATCATCCAGTCCAAGATCGCCATCGGATCGGGCGGATTGCTCGGCCGCGGGTTTCTGCAGGGGTCCCAGACCAGCCTTGCGTTCCTGCCCGAGCAGCACACGGATTTCATCTTCTCGGTCATCGCCGAGGAATTCGGGTTCATCGGCTCGATGGCCGTCCTCATCCTCTGCTACGTATTCATACTCATCGGGATCTATATCGCGATGAACGTCAAGAGCCGGTACCAGAGCCTGCTAGCGGCCGGCTGCGTATCCGTCTTCATTTTTCACGTGATCATGAACGTGGGGATGGCCGTCGGTGTGCTGCCGATCGCCGGCGTACCCCTGCCCTTTCTTAGCTACGGCGGCTCTTTTCTGATGACCAGCCTGATCCTGTGCGGCCTGCTGTTGAACGTATGGCGCCATCGATTTGACTACTGA
- a CDS encoding rod shape-determining protein — translation MRFTLPDFFSNDIGIDLGTANTLVYVRGRGIVINEPSVVAVNTKTGKVVAVGAEAKVMLGREPPDLKAHRPLRDGVIADFEYTEAMIRYFIRKVLKNSFFIRPRVVACIPSGVTDVEMRAVRDSAERAGAKEVMLISEPMAAAIGCSLPVEEPVGSMIIDIGGGTSEIAVISLGGIVTAKSVRIGGDEMDEAIINHMKNDCNLQIGFNMAEQIKWKLGSAYPVFDRELEMTVKGLDLIDRIPRSVVVDSLAIRRVLSQPLDGVIMAVRQTLELTPAELAADIIDRGIIISGGGSRLPGLDRQITKETKLPVRLDDEPMTSVVRGAGKIIENYAAYETMLSVLKD, via the coding sequence ATGCGTTTTACCCTGCCGGACTTCTTTTCCAATGATATCGGCATCGATCTGGGTACGGCAAACACGCTCGTTTACGTGCGCGGCAGAGGCATCGTCATCAACGAACCTTCCGTCGTGGCGGTCAATACCAAGACCGGTAAAGTCGTTGCCGTCGGCGCCGAGGCCAAGGTCATGCTCGGCAGGGAACCACCCGACCTCAAGGCGCACCGGCCGTTGCGCGACGGCGTGATCGCCGACTTCGAGTATACGGAAGCCATGATCCGGTACTTCATCCGCAAGGTGCTCAAGAACTCGTTCTTCATACGGCCGCGCGTCGTGGCGTGTATCCCCTCGGGGGTGACCGACGTCGAGATGAGGGCGGTCCGGGATTCGGCGGAGCGGGCCGGCGCAAAGGAAGTGATGCTGATCTCCGAACCCATGGCGGCCGCCATCGGCTGTTCCCTGCCCGTGGAAGAGCCGGTGGGGAGCATGATCATCGACATCGGCGGCGGGACCTCGGAGATCGCCGTGATCTCCCTCGGCGGCATCGTGACCGCAAAGTCCGTACGCATCGGCGGCGATGAGATGGACGAGGCCATCATCAACCACATGAAGAACGACTGCAACCTTCAAATCGGTTTCAACATGGCCGAACAGATCAAGTGGAAACTCGGCTCGGCCTATCCCGTGTTCGACAGGGAACTGGAAATGACGGTTAAGGGGCTCGACCTGATCGACCGGATTCCACGTTCGGTCGTGGTCGATTCCCTGGCGATCCGCAGGGTACTTTCGCAACCGCTCGACGGCGTGATCATGGCGGTGAGGCAAACCCTGGAATTGACGCCGGCGGAACTCGCGGCCGATATCATCGATCGCGGGATCATCATCAGCGGCGGCGGGTCCCGGCTGCCTGGCCTGGACAGGCAAATCACGAAGGAGACGAAGCTGCCGGTAAGGCTCGACGACGAGCCCATGACCTCGGTAGTCCGTGGAGCGGGGAAGATCATCGAGAACTACGCCGCCTACGAGACGATGCTGAGCGTCCTGAAAGACTAG
- the lgt gene encoding prolipoprotein diacylglyceryl transferase, whose product MYPILFEIGPFTVRTYGLLLAVSFIAGILLALRRSRARGLNQNQMINMSLLIMLAGIVGARIMYVIPHWNEFSANPLDIISPFQSSGSIGLTGLTMYGGFIAAVLVSILYLRVNRLSIWKACDAFAPSIALGIGISRVGCFMNGCCFGLPTESALGVVFPAFSAAGSFYPDVALHPAQLYNAVLGFGLFGLLMWLDRKPRYDGFLFAVLLIAEPVTRFFVDLFRYYESSMTLGSLGGMALSVNQGISLVLIGLGLLLLGWTRNRARQRSSRSRSRRG is encoded by the coding sequence ATGTATCCCATCCTTTTTGAGATCGGTCCGTTCACCGTACGCACCTATGGCCTGTTGCTGGCCGTTTCATTCATCGCGGGGATTCTACTGGCACTGAGGCGTTCCAGGGCGCGCGGCCTGAACCAGAACCAGATGATCAACATGAGCCTGCTCATCATGCTCGCGGGTATCGTCGGCGCCAGGATCATGTACGTCATACCTCACTGGAACGAGTTCAGCGCGAACCCGCTCGACATCATCAGTCCCTTTCAGAGCTCCGGTTCGATCGGCCTGACCGGCCTGACCATGTACGGCGGGTTCATCGCGGCGGTCCTGGTTTCCATCCTCTACCTGCGGGTGAACCGGTTGTCCATCTGGAAGGCCTGCGACGCCTTTGCGCCGAGTATCGCGCTCGGCATCGGCATAAGCCGCGTCGGCTGTTTCATGAACGGCTGCTGTTTCGGACTGCCCACCGAGTCCGCCCTGGGCGTTGTCTTCCCGGCATTCAGCGCTGCGGGTTCGTTCTACCCGGACGTAGCCCTGCATCCCGCACAACTTTACAACGCGGTGCTGGGCTTTGGTCTTTTCGGCCTGTTGATGTGGCTGGACCGCAAGCCGAGATACGACGGATTCCTCTTCGCCGTGCTGCTGATCGCCGAACCCGTCACCCGGTTCTTCGTCGATCTTTTCAGGTACTATGAATCGAGCATGACCCTGGGCAGCCTGGGTGGAATGGCCCTGTCCGTAAACCAGGGGATCAGCCTCGTGCTGATCGGCCTGGGACTCCTCCTCCTGGGATGGACGAGGAACCGTGCGCGGCAACGCTCGTCGCGAAGCCGGTCCCGTCGCGGGTAG